In Lactiplantibacillus pentosus, a single genomic region encodes these proteins:
- a CDS encoding primase C-terminal domain-containing protein, translating to MSTTKTAQQAIDLILHQGLRETKARHSNSNVLKLEKSVSGQQNKQGAIAMYRSKGQMAKSWGTIYTSKEAVYDNYTNSTHWTPNVFNYLTYTDATKHYVKGAKEQNLSQINTLVVDVDYRDAEERQAKFAEVWDTAMLDVQFLPTLILATTKGYHIYYVFDRPVFVRRHANGQLPAVRAAKAIAKSLKQYYAQKLPAVDVTCNSFGVFRVPRPDNIEYFEPKMTVDFQALMTWSINFANDQHQIKPQTTQRSFYARRTSRQVDQPWFQALINQTDIDQNVGYGRHNTIFTLALACYSSNVLQAQCFDILDEFNSNLTHPLATQHVQKVINDAYSGQFHAASREYVNALLETWVPDADRRVYLQRSQTTWYKYAKPRSERVNSHVHEWQADLMAYFNQRIFQDNNWFTKTSLRHISQELNICLGSLTKALKDLIDQGLVYREKGSGRQATKFATRSSLLQHAMRLQRQQRLNYWITVARLLEPSEELVALQQLSLDARQDHHRNAQLNLLDTG from the coding sequence ATGTCAACGACGAAAACAGCACAACAAGCGATTGATTTGATTTTGCATCAAGGGTTACGGGAAACTAAAGCCCGGCATAGTAACAGTAACGTCTTGAAGTTAGAAAAATCGGTTTCGGGGCAACAAAATAAGCAAGGTGCGATTGCCATGTATCGTAGTAAAGGCCAAATGGCGAAAAGCTGGGGGACGATTTATACCTCCAAAGAAGCAGTCTATGATAACTATACTAACAGCACGCATTGGACGCCCAATGTTTTTAATTATCTTACCTATACAGATGCGACTAAGCATTATGTAAAAGGGGCTAAGGAACAAAATTTAAGTCAGATCAATACGTTAGTGGTTGATGTTGACTACCGTGACGCTGAGGAGCGCCAAGCAAAGTTTGCCGAGGTTTGGGACACGGCGATGTTGGACGTACAGTTTCTTCCAACCTTAATTTTGGCGACTACCAAGGGCTATCATATCTACTACGTCTTTGATAGGCCGGTTTTCGTCCGTCGTCATGCCAATGGTCAATTGCCAGCCGTCAGGGCTGCTAAAGCCATTGCTAAGTCGTTAAAGCAATACTACGCGCAAAAATTGCCGGCGGTTGATGTGACCTGCAACAGCTTTGGTGTTTTCAGAGTTCCGCGGCCGGACAATATTGAATACTTTGAGCCCAAAATGACGGTTGACTTCCAAGCTTTAATGACTTGGAGTATTAATTTTGCGAATGATCAGCACCAAATTAAGCCCCAAACTACTCAACGGTCTTTTTATGCTCGGCGGACTAGTCGCCAGGTTGACCAACCGTGGTTTCAAGCCTTAATTAACCAAACGGACATTGATCAAAACGTGGGCTATGGTCGGCACAATACAATCTTCACGCTGGCCTTAGCTTGTTATTCTTCAAACGTGTTACAAGCCCAGTGTTTTGACATTTTGGACGAGTTTAACAGTAATCTTACCCACCCGCTGGCGACACAGCACGTTCAAAAAGTAATTAATGATGCTTATTCAGGTCAGTTCCATGCGGCCAGTCGTGAATATGTGAATGCGTTGCTAGAAACTTGGGTTCCCGATGCTGACAGGCGAGTTTATTTGCAGCGTTCGCAAACGACCTGGTACAAGTATGCGAAGCCACGTTCAGAACGCGTTAATAGTCATGTCCATGAATGGCAAGCAGATCTTATGGCTTACTTTAACCAAAGAATTTTCCAGGACAATAATTGGTTTACCAAAACGTCTTTACGGCACATTTCCCAAGAATTAAATATTTGCTTAGGTAGTCTAACCAAGGCCCTGAAAGATCTAATTGATCAAGGCTTAGTTTATCGTGAAAAAGGTAGCGGTCGGCAAGCAACGAAGTTTGCGACTCGTAGTAGCTTGTTACAACATGCGATGAGGTTACAACGCCAACAGCGATTAAACTATTGGATAACGGTTGCTCGGTTATTAGAACCCTCAGAAGAATTAGTGGCGCTACAACAATTGAGCCTTGATGCTCGCCAAGATCATCATCGCAATGCCCAATTGAATTTGCTAGATACGGGTTAG